In Aliamphritea ceti, a single window of DNA contains:
- a CDS encoding extracellular solute-binding protein produces the protein MARVVSGRIKWVFGLGCLLFGSSSAMASEINIYSYRQPFLIKPILEAFEAQSGIRVNVVYVRKGLVKRLEVEGAQSIVDLVLTADIGPLYALKQARLTQPVKSSVLRENIPAKYRDSDSQWFGLTSRSRIIYTSKSRLSADAITRYEDLADSRWKGKLCSRSGKHKYMLSLVSSLILANGETATEQWLRDVKANLARRPKGNDRAQVKAISEGVCDVALVNSYYFGKMLTNERKPEQQAWANAVRLVFPNQSDRGAHMNISGIALSRYAPHREEAVKLMEYLSGEQAQFMYAQGNFEFPVRANTPRAEIIETYMRSFKEDDLPLGRIAAKRKQALELIEKVGFDD, from the coding sequence ATGGCAAGGGTTGTATCTGGACGTATAAAGTGGGTGTTTGGCCTGGGTTGTCTTTTGTTTGGTAGTTCTTCGGCTATGGCGTCGGAAATTAATATTTATTCTTATCGTCAGCCTTTTCTGATTAAGCCTATTCTCGAAGCGTTTGAGGCACAGTCGGGCATAAGGGTGAATGTTGTATATGTCAGAAAAGGTTTAGTGAAGCGTCTGGAAGTGGAGGGGGCTCAGTCAATAGTCGATTTGGTTCTGACCGCTGATATCGGACCTTTATATGCACTGAAACAGGCGCGCCTGACTCAGCCGGTCAAGAGTTCTGTTTTACGTGAAAATATTCCGGCTAAATATCGTGATTCAGATTCGCAATGGTTCGGTCTGACCTCCCGTTCGAGGATTATCTATACCTCTAAAAGTCGGTTGAGTGCTGATGCAATAACCCGGTATGAGGATCTGGCGGATAGCCGCTGGAAGGGCAAGCTATGCAGCCGCAGTGGTAAGCATAAATATATGTTGTCACTGGTGAGTAGTTTAATTCTGGCGAATGGTGAAACGGCAACTGAGCAGTGGCTCAGGGATGTTAAGGCAAATCTTGCCAGGCGCCCTAAAGGTAATGATCGTGCTCAGGTTAAAGCAATCAGTGAAGGTGTGTGTGACGTTGCGCTGGTGAATTCTTATTACTTTGGCAAAATGCTGACGAATGAACGTAAGCCAGAGCAGCAGGCCTGGGCTAACGCGGTACGGCTGGTGTTTCCAAATCAGTCTGATCGTGGTGCACATATGAATATCAGCGGGATTGCGTTGAGCCGTTACGCGCCTCATCGGGAGGAAGCCGTTAAGTTAATGGAATATCTTAGTGGAGAGCAGGCGCAGTTTATGTATGCCCAGGGGAATTTTGAATTTCCGGTAAGGGCTAATACTCCCAGGGCTGAAATTATTGAAACCTATATGCGTAGTTTTAAGGAAGATGATTTGCCTCTGGGTCGGATTGCAGCAAAACGTAAGCAGGCGCTGGAGTTGATTGAAAAGGTAGGCTTTGACGATTAA
- a CDS encoding bifunctional diguanylate cyclase/phosphodiesterase yields the protein MKKRPVSPLVMVFLAACILLPSSWAAYRVTANLEQREYVRTLEERAAGQFSVVGAALNELVGVLSSLRSFIEINGDVQRWEFDYFIVSQNISDYGIASFEWLPKVALNEVDNLTRQARAEGLFDFSLRAAGTTVPALQSDLFPLLYRSSSEIDGIPLGTNLVALPEYKASFTAAAESAGLQIAIADKHTESEYFSRLIFGVFEPGAEIPQYASLYGYVSAAINIGDALEVLLGQRAVQAGLCVQVTDITAASARLLFQSNNLSGDSCRYDIAAEGVRSMAYTLGGRQLRFTFYDQTKPSHLRWFALSNLIGLALLVVSMIVLLYIYMSRRYALKIERLFTNRTLRLRAVKHEYSQLFMLSVDGIYRASLKGKLLKANPAFATAFGFSSQDALHQQVKSVVDQLHHNPQVFAALVHELQTYGRVVNFEWQGVGSDGQPVWLVENAYMVDDGQGDSYYEGSISVITERKLAQLELQHQAERDALTGLYNRPAFVAQIDRHLSTLGAPGTGLFFIDLDRFKAVNDTYGHAIGDELLQQFAVRLTQCFRESDLVARFGGDEFAVFVTDVANSARLQLLAARVLETMQQPFVFSDGNRFQTTASLGLSLLDQECRSAEDGLRQADLAMYEVKRNGRDSQVLYDDRLNARAQRRIRLEVCLRAAIDNKELVLFHQPVVALKDSQIEGSEALLRWSSPLLGDVSPVEFIPLAEELNMVQAIGDWVLQQAVADLAELIRRTGNQRLFVNVNVSPKQLLSDSILIRVNQLLINYQLQPHNLRLEVTESALYSHEDLAIKQLQSLHDMGVGIYIDDFGTGHSSLERLVTYPLSGLKIDRSFVSKLAPGNTQAIILRATVKMAELLGLTIAAEGIETLQQQQFFADLDCQYGQGFLFYKPMELARYARALGGDSTDEEAPGLAHPFPV from the coding sequence GTGAAAAAGCGTCCTGTTTCCCCGCTTGTAATGGTGTTTTTAGCCGCCTGTATTTTACTGCCCAGCAGTTGGGCAGCCTATCGTGTTACTGCTAACCTCGAGCAGCGAGAATATGTACGTACACTTGAAGAAAGGGCTGCTGGTCAATTCAGTGTTGTGGGTGCTGCGCTGAATGAGCTGGTGGGCGTCTTATCTTCTCTGCGGAGTTTCATTGAGATAAATGGTGATGTGCAGCGTTGGGAGTTTGATTATTTTATTGTGTCACAAAATATTTCCGATTATGGGATTGCCTCATTTGAATGGTTGCCAAAGGTCGCACTGAATGAGGTTGATAATCTTACCCGTCAGGCACGTGCTGAAGGGTTGTTTGATTTTTCTCTCAGGGCAGCAGGCACTACGGTTCCTGCGTTACAGTCTGATTTATTTCCTCTTTTATACCGCTCATCTTCCGAAATAGACGGTATTCCGCTGGGTACAAATTTAGTTGCTTTACCAGAGTATAAGGCTTCATTTACGGCTGCTGCTGAAAGTGCCGGTTTGCAAATTGCGATTGCTGATAAGCACACTGAAAGTGAATACTTTTCCCGGCTTATTTTTGGTGTGTTTGAACCAGGTGCCGAGATTCCTCAGTACGCATCGCTTTATGGTTATGTGTCTGCTGCGATAAATATAGGTGATGCTCTTGAGGTGTTGCTGGGGCAGCGGGCAGTTCAGGCCGGGTTATGTGTTCAGGTTACGGATATAACAGCAGCAAGTGCACGGCTGTTATTCCAGAGTAATAATCTATCGGGTGATAGCTGTCGTTACGATATAGCTGCAGAAGGTGTTCGCTCGATGGCATATACCCTCGGTGGACGTCAGTTACGTTTTACTTTTTATGATCAGACTAAACCTAGCCATTTACGCTGGTTTGCTCTGTCTAATCTGATTGGTCTGGCATTGCTGGTGGTGAGCATGATTGTGCTGCTGTACATCTATATGTCTCGCCGCTATGCATTAAAAATAGAGCGTCTATTTACTAACCGAACCTTGCGGCTTCGTGCGGTAAAGCATGAGTACAGCCAACTATTTATGTTATCTGTCGATGGTATTTACCGTGCTTCACTGAAGGGCAAGTTACTTAAAGCTAACCCGGCATTTGCAACAGCATTTGGTTTCAGTTCGCAGGACGCACTACATCAGCAAGTTAAAAGTGTGGTCGATCAGTTGCATCATAATCCGCAGGTGTTCGCTGCATTGGTGCATGAGTTGCAAACCTACGGTCGGGTGGTGAATTTTGAATGGCAGGGAGTTGGTTCAGATGGGCAACCGGTTTGGCTGGTTGAGAATGCTTATATGGTTGATGATGGCCAGGGCGATAGTTATTACGAAGGTTCGATCAGCGTGATAACTGAGCGCAAACTGGCACAGCTGGAATTGCAGCATCAGGCTGAGCGAGATGCACTTACCGGACTGTATAACCGTCCGGCATTTGTTGCACAGATAGACAGGCATCTGAGTACGCTAGGCGCGCCGGGAACCGGTTTGTTCTTTATCGATCTGGACCGTTTTAAAGCTGTGAATGATACCTATGGGCATGCTATCGGTGATGAGCTGTTGCAGCAATTTGCAGTACGCCTTACACAGTGTTTTCGTGAATCTGATTTGGTAGCCCGGTTCGGCGGTGACGAGTTTGCTGTCTTTGTGACAGATGTTGCTAACAGTGCTCGTTTGCAGTTGTTGGCAGCACGGGTGCTGGAAACGATGCAGCAGCCGTTTGTATTCAGTGATGGTAACCGGTTTCAGACGACTGCGAGTTTAGGCTTGAGTTTGCTTGATCAGGAGTGCCGTAGCGCTGAAGACGGCTTACGTCAGGCCGATCTGGCTATGTATGAAGTGAAACGTAACGGCCGGGATAGTCAGGTACTTTATGATGATCGGCTGAATGCCCGGGCGCAGCGCCGGATTCGTCTTGAAGTTTGTTTACGTGCTGCTATCGACAATAAGGAGCTGGTGTTATTTCACCAGCCTGTCGTCGCGCTGAAAGATTCTCAGATAGAGGGTAGTGAAGCTTTGTTGCGTTGGTCTAGTCCATTGCTGGGAGATGTGTCTCCGGTGGAGTTTATTCCGTTGGCGGAAGAACTAAACATGGTGCAGGCAATTGGTGACTGGGTTCTACAGCAGGCAGTTGCTGATTTAGCCGAATTAATAAGGCGTACTGGCAACCAGCGTCTGTTTGTAAATGTGAATGTCTCACCTAAGCAGCTGCTAAGCGACTCTATTCTGATACGGGTTAATCAATTGCTGATTAACTATCAGTTACAACCCCATAATCTGCGTTTAGAGGTAACTGAGAGTGCTTTGTATAGTCATGAGGATCTGGCTATTAAGCAATTGCAGTCGCTGCATGATATGGGTGTTGGGATATATATTGATGATTTTGGTACAGGCCACAGTTCGCTGGAGCGGCTGGTTACTTATCCCCTGAGTGGTTTGAAAATTGACCGTTCTTTTGTCAGCAAGCTGGCGCCGGGTAATACCCAGGCCATCATTCTGCGGGCTACTGTAAAAATGGCTGAGTTGTTGGGGCTAACCATTGCTGCTGAAGGCATTGAAACCTTACAGCAGCAGCAATTCTTTGCTGACCTGGATTGTCAGTATGGTCAGGGCTTTCTGTTTTATAAGCCTATGGAATTGGCCAGATACGCCCGGGCACTGGGTGGTGATTCTACTGATGAGGAGGCGCCCGGTTTGGCGCATCCGTTTCCTGTTTAA
- a CDS encoding polyamine ABC transporter substrate-binding protein: MRLINNLKSKTFLSHLSASVLAVGCSTAVIAEQQVLNVYNWSDYIDPMVLENFQKETGIKLNYDVYDSNEVLETKLMTGASGYDVVVPTGAFLERQAKVGVYAPIDESLLSNAANLDQDMLSKVARHDPGNKYGVPYTWGTIGLGYNVAELKKRLGDVPFDSLDLLFKPEVVSKLQDCGVSVLDSPAEVISMALHYLGLDPNSEKKSDLKKATALLKSVRPYYTKFTSSQFTSDLANGELCLAMGYNGDVLQAQGRAIEAGQGIEIEYRIPKEGTLVWFDLMAIPADAPNKEAAHVFIDYILRPENGASVSNYAFFAVANNKVEPFLLDEVKNDQGIYPDEAVKASLFTQNTHTAKYDRLLTRAWTTIKTNR; the protein is encoded by the coding sequence ATGCGTTTGATCAATAATCTTAAATCCAAAACCTTTCTGAGCCATTTGTCTGCAAGTGTACTTGCTGTTGGTTGTAGCACGGCAGTTATAGCTGAACAGCAGGTGCTTAACGTTTATAACTGGTCTGATTACATAGATCCGATGGTGCTAGAGAACTTCCAGAAAGAGACTGGAATTAAGCTGAATTATGATGTTTATGATTCGAATGAAGTACTGGAAACTAAGTTGATGACCGGCGCCAGTGGTTATGATGTGGTGGTGCCAACCGGTGCGTTTCTGGAGCGACAGGCAAAGGTAGGTGTTTACGCGCCTATTGATGAAAGCTTGCTGAGTAATGCTGCTAATCTCGATCAGGATATGCTGTCGAAGGTTGCACGGCATGATCCGGGTAATAAGTACGGTGTGCCTTATACATGGGGCACGATTGGCCTGGGATATAATGTTGCTGAGCTGAAAAAGCGTCTTGGAGATGTTCCATTCGATAGTCTGGATCTCCTGTTTAAGCCTGAAGTAGTGAGTAAGCTACAGGATTGCGGTGTCAGTGTGCTGGACTCACCGGCTGAAGTTATTTCTATGGCATTGCATTACCTGGGGCTTGATCCCAATTCTGAAAAGAAGTCTGATCTGAAAAAAGCTACTGCACTGTTGAAATCTGTACGGCCTTATTACACTAAGTTTACCTCTTCGCAGTTTACGTCTGACTTAGCGAACGGTGAGCTATGTCTGGCGATGGGTTATAACGGTGATGTGCTGCAAGCGCAGGGTCGGGCAATTGAAGCCGGTCAGGGTATCGAGATTGAATACCGTATTCCTAAGGAAGGTACATTAGTGTGGTTTGATCTGATGGCTATTCCGGCTGACGCGCCTAATAAAGAAGCTGCGCATGTGTTTATTGATTACATTCTTCGCCCTGAAAACGGCGCGTCAGTGTCTAATTATGCATTCTTTGCAGTGGCGAATAATAAGGTTGAGCCTTTTCTACTGGATGAAGTGAAAAATGATCAGGGGATTTATCCTGATGAAGCGGTTAAGGCCAGTTTGTTTACGCAAAATACACATACTGCGAAGTACGACCGTTTGCTAACCCGCGCCTGGACAACGATTAAAACTAATCGATAG
- the speB gene encoding agmatinase: MSGSMNIADADMPIYGGLGMTFMEFPQVANLQQSNADVVVTGVPFDMATSGRPGARFGPTGVRQASAQLVWEGARWPWSFALDNHLKVEDSGNVSFKHGEPQTMVENLEAHISQILEGNKSALTFGGDHFITLPVLRAYAKKHGPVALIHFDAHTDTYDGGSKYDHGTLFHHAVVEGLVDTEHSLQIGIRTAYNRKRHPFEVLDAAWVGDNGPKATLERIHERVGDKKVYVSFDIDGLDPAFAPGTGTPVAAGISIDCALKVIRGLQGLNLVGMDVVEVAPAYDHAEITSLAGATLALEYLYVLAANGGAV, from the coding sequence ATGTCAGGTTCTATGAATATTGCCGATGCGGATATGCCTATTTATGGCGGTCTGGGAATGACCTTTATGGAGTTTCCCCAGGTTGCTAATTTACAGCAGAGCAATGCGGATGTGGTCGTAACCGGTGTGCCTTTTGATATGGCAACTTCCGGTCGTCCCGGCGCCCGTTTTGGACCTACTGGTGTGCGCCAGGCATCTGCTCAGTTGGTATGGGAGGGCGCGCGCTGGCCATGGTCTTTTGCACTTGATAACCACCTTAAGGTTGAAGACTCAGGTAACGTATCTTTCAAGCATGGCGAACCACAAACCATGGTTGAGAATCTTGAAGCACATATCAGCCAGATACTCGAAGGCAATAAAAGTGCGCTGACCTTCGGTGGCGATCACTTCATTACTTTGCCTGTGTTGCGGGCGTATGCAAAGAAGCATGGTCCGGTGGCGCTGATTCATTTTGATGCCCATACCGATACTTATGACGGCGGCAGTAAATATGATCACGGTACTTTATTTCATCATGCAGTCGTTGAAGGCTTAGTTGATACTGAGCATTCTTTGCAGATTGGTATCCGTACTGCCTATAACCGTAAGCGCCATCCGTTTGAAGTGCTTGATGCTGCCTGGGTGGGTGATAACGGTCCGAAGGCGACACTGGAGCGAATCCATGAAAGAGTTGGCGATAAGAAGGTTTATGTCAGCTTTGATATTGATGGTCTTGATCCTGCATTCGCGCCAGGAACTGGTACGCCAGTGGCGGCTGGCATCAGCATTGACTGTGCTCTGAAGGTTATACGGGGTTTGCAGGGGCTTAATCTGGTTGGCATGGATGTGGTTGAAGTCGCGCCTGCATATGACCATGCGGAAATTACTTCACTGGCCGGTGCAACGCTTGCGCTGGAGTATCTTTACGTTTTGGCTGCTAACGGCGGAGCTGTTTAA
- a CDS encoding LysR family transcriptional regulator, whose translation MQALRQFDLNLLIIFEALISECHVSRAAEKVFLSQSAMSHALNRLREYCDDPLLVRTANGLQATPRALEMLPEVRRALQLIDRTLAKPNAFDATRSNRAFTIACTDYFEAVIFPDLFAQLQQTAPGVRINVEMITDASSREKLENRSVDLVVGIDASHSSPKHLLTEDWISEHLVCLAGKQNTRIGEQLSLQEYLDINHVVFFDQVGDTANPVDTWLQNQQLSRHHSVRTTNYMAAARIVAQTGAIATLPYQMARLFSAMLPVRIVTPPATMPTIDMQILHHPLFDNDPGLTWLRETIQNYEIKN comes from the coding sequence ATGCAGGCATTACGACAGTTCGACCTGAATTTGCTGATCATCTTTGAAGCACTGATAAGTGAATGCCATGTAAGCCGGGCGGCAGAAAAAGTATTTCTCAGCCAGTCAGCAATGAGTCATGCACTTAATCGCTTACGGGAATACTGCGATGATCCTCTGCTGGTACGCACTGCCAATGGCTTACAGGCCACACCACGGGCACTGGAAATGCTGCCTGAAGTCCGCCGTGCTCTGCAACTGATCGACCGGACTCTGGCCAAACCAAATGCTTTCGACGCTACTCGTAGTAACCGGGCATTTACCATTGCCTGTACGGATTATTTTGAAGCAGTTATTTTCCCCGACCTGTTTGCTCAACTTCAGCAAACCGCACCAGGTGTCAGAATAAATGTTGAAATGATCACTGACGCCAGTAGTCGGGAGAAACTGGAAAATCGCAGTGTCGATTTAGTCGTCGGTATTGATGCCAGTCATAGCTCGCCCAAGCACTTGCTTACTGAAGACTGGATCAGCGAACATCTGGTCTGCCTGGCAGGTAAGCAGAACACCCGCATAGGCGAACAACTCAGCCTGCAGGAATATCTGGACATCAATCATGTAGTGTTTTTCGATCAGGTTGGCGATACCGCTAACCCGGTAGATACCTGGCTACAAAACCAGCAACTGAGTCGCCATCACAGTGTACGTACCACCAACTATATGGCTGCCGCTCGGATTGTTGCTCAGACCGGCGCGATTGCTACCTTGCCATACCAGATGGCACGTTTATTCAGTGCAATGCTTCCGGTGCGTATAGTCACACCGCCGGCGACTATGCCAACAATCGACATGCAGATACTGCATCATCCACTGTTCGACAATGATCCGGGGTTAACCTGGTTACGGGAGACTATTCAAAACTATGAAATTAAGAACTGA
- a CDS encoding GlxA family transcriptional regulator: MAVQQIAPQQIVPLANKPERPYRFGFLLLPNFSLIAFSAAIEPLRMANWVTGEDCYETVLISHDGDAVASSFGVQTLVDCSLATMPTLDAVFVCGASPIARTGNEAIIAWLRRQANTSLSIGGIGTGSYILACAGLLNDHRATIHWWDMASLKSEFPQTQVMNTLFEIDGKRYTCSGGTASMDMMLFLIGQHFDMSLASAISEQFICERMRAGDDQQRIPLKNRIGASQPKLIEAVSLMEANLEEPLSSEDLAELVGISRRHLERLFKQHLQTVPSKHYLELRLERARQLLRQSDKPAAEIGTACGFSSASYFSTAYRNHYGVSPREERNRLEVTEGIMPSGLGRSRSTF, translated from the coding sequence ATGGCAGTTCAACAGATAGCGCCTCAACAAATAGTACCTCTGGCAAACAAGCCTGAGCGGCCTTACCGTTTTGGTTTTTTGCTGCTGCCTAACTTTTCTCTGATTGCCTTTTCTGCCGCGATTGAACCATTGCGAATGGCTAACTGGGTGACCGGAGAAGATTGCTACGAAACTGTTCTTATCAGTCATGACGGGGATGCCGTGGCCAGCAGCTTTGGTGTGCAGACATTAGTAGATTGCAGTTTGGCGACTATGCCAACCTTAGATGCAGTGTTTGTTTGCGGGGCTAGTCCGATCGCCCGGACGGGTAATGAAGCTATCATTGCATGGTTGCGCCGGCAGGCGAATACGTCACTTTCGATTGGTGGTATTGGTACCGGTTCTTACATTCTGGCCTGTGCCGGACTTTTGAATGATCACCGGGCAACGATTCACTGGTGGGACATGGCGAGCCTGAAATCTGAATTCCCTCAGACGCAGGTGATGAATACGCTATTTGAAATTGACGGTAAGCGATATACCTGCAGCGGTGGTACGGCCTCAATGGATATGATGCTGTTCCTTATCGGGCAGCATTTCGATATGTCACTGGCGAGCGCTATATCTGAACAGTTTATCTGTGAGCGTATGCGGGCAGGCGATGACCAGCAACGGATTCCACTGAAAAACCGCATCGGTGCCAGCCAGCCTAAACTGATTGAAGCAGTTAGCTTGATGGAAGCCAACCTTGAAGAGCCGTTAAGCAGTGAAGATCTGGCAGAGTTGGTAGGAATTTCACGGCGCCATCTTGAGCGGCTATTTAAGCAACATCTGCAAACGGTTCCTTCTAAGCATTATCTGGAACTGCGTCTTGAACGTGCCCGGCAGTTATTGCGCCAGAGCGATAAGCCTGCGGCAGAAATTGGCACGGCATGTGGTTTTTCAAGTGCTTCTTATTTTAGTACCGCATACCGGAATCATTATGGCGTGTCACCCCGGGAAGAGCGTAACCGGTTAGAAGTAACTGAAGGAATCATGCCCAGCGGTCTTGGTCGGTCAAGAAGCACTTTCTGA
- a CDS encoding aspartate aminotransferase family protein has product MTSTQVTRADFDEVMVPNYNPQQFIPVRGAGSRVWDQNDNEYIDFAGGIAVNALGHAHPKLVETLKEQADKLWHLSNTCTNEPALRLAQKLTAATFADKVFFANSGGEANEAAFKLARKYGFDNFGPEKNEIIAFHQGFHGRTLFTVSVGGQEKYRIGFEPVPGGISHVPFNDLEALKEAISDRTCAVVMEPIQGEGGVLSPSADFMRGVRELCDQHNALLVLDEVQTGVGRTGKLYAYMHSDVKPDILTTAKALGGGFPIGAMLCTDKVAPSLNFGTHGSTYGGNPLGCAVAEAALDIINTPEVLEQVNTKRALFEAELEKLNAKHGIFKDVRGGGLLIGAELTEEWHGKAAKFLAGARDAGVMILVAGPNVLRFTPSLIIPDADIIEGMARLDKALEVVIKAEQAAA; this is encoded by the coding sequence ATGACCAGCACACAGGTTACCCGGGCAGATTTTGATGAGGTAATGGTACCTAACTACAACCCACAACAATTTATCCCTGTACGCGGCGCCGGTTCACGAGTCTGGGATCAGAACGATAATGAATACATCGACTTTGCCGGTGGCATCGCAGTAAACGCATTAGGTCACGCACACCCTAAGCTTGTCGAAACCCTGAAAGAACAGGCTGATAAGCTGTGGCACCTGAGCAACACCTGCACCAACGAGCCTGCGCTTCGCTTGGCACAAAAGCTGACTGCAGCAACATTTGCCGACAAAGTATTCTTTGCCAACTCCGGCGGCGAAGCCAACGAAGCAGCATTTAAGCTGGCCCGTAAATACGGATTCGACAACTTTGGTCCGGAAAAAAATGAAATCATCGCATTCCACCAGGGTTTCCACGGCCGTACTCTGTTTACCGTATCTGTCGGTGGCCAGGAAAAATACCGTATCGGCTTTGAACCGGTACCAGGCGGTATCTCGCACGTACCTTTCAATGATTTGGAAGCCCTGAAAGAAGCTATCTCCGACCGTACCTGCGCAGTTGTAATGGAACCTATCCAGGGTGAAGGCGGCGTACTGTCACCAAGCGCTGATTTCATGCGCGGTGTGCGTGAACTGTGTGATCAGCACAATGCCCTGCTGGTCCTGGATGAAGTTCAGACCGGCGTTGGCCGTACCGGTAAGCTTTATGCCTACATGCATTCAGACGTTAAGCCAGACATCCTGACCACTGCGAAAGCACTGGGCGGCGGTTTCCCAATCGGTGCAATGCTGTGTACAGATAAAGTAGCGCCTAGCCTGAACTTCGGTACTCACGGCAGCACTTACGGTGGTAACCCATTAGGTTGTGCAGTTGCTGAAGCAGCACTGGACATTATCAATACTCCTGAAGTACTGGAACAGGTCAACACTAAACGTGCGCTGTTCGAAGCAGAACTGGAAAAGCTGAATGCTAAACATGGCATCTTTAAAGATGTACGTGGTGGTGGCCTGCTAATCGGTGCTGAGCTGACAGAAGAATGGCACGGTAAAGCAGCCAAATTCCTGGCTGGCGCCCGCGATGCTGGCGTAATGATACTGGTAGCAGGGCCAAACGTACTGCGTTTCACCCCTTCCCTGA